A stretch of Chaetodon auriga isolate fChaAug3 chromosome 21, fChaAug3.hap1, whole genome shotgun sequence DNA encodes these proteins:
- the rrs1 gene encoding ribosome biogenesis regulatory protein homolog → MAACSVEALLAKAEQEEAEKLKSISVHKELDLEFDIGNLLACDKNRIETRDFREQKKEDFLRSLARDNTQLLINEIWKHPTERVEEAIVVKLPDALTPLPREKPPPKARPPTKWEEFAKLKGIQKKKKTNLVWDETAKEWRRRWGYKRAKDDTKEWLIEVPETADPNEDQFSKRVKAKKERVAKNEFNRLKNIARAQKVKVPGVGLTPVAQQSKDDLSRAVSVARTSTASMGRFQDRLPKEKPPKNTGKKRKFEPLIGNFSNEKQKQLELLKIMDSKKPKLDITKAVNKQMREEDREEAAAKHKKGAGKKGRKGSMPGKGRGQGGKGKGGKAGGGKRRGKPGKR, encoded by the coding sequence ATGGCTGCGTGCAGTGTGGAAGCGCTGCTAGCTAAAGCTGAGcaagaagaggcagaaaaactgaaaagcatCTCCGTCCACAAAGAGCTGGACCTGGAGTTCGACATCGGCAACCTGCTAGCATGTGACAAGAACCGCATCGAGACCCGGGACTtcagagagcagaagaaagaagaCTTCCTGCGCTCGTTAGCTCGTGACAACACGCAGCTGCTCATCAACGAGATCTGGAAACATCCTACAGAGAGAGTCGAGGAGGCGATAGTGGTCAAATTACCCGACGCGTTGACCCCGCTGCCCAGAGAGAAACCACCTCCGAAGGCCAGACCTCCGACAAAATGGGAAGAGTTCGCCAAGCTGAAGGgcatacagaagaagaagaagaccaaCTTGGTTTGGGATGAAACTGCGAAGGAGTGGAGGAGGCGCTGGGGCTACAAGAGGGCCAAAGACGACACCAAGGAGTGGCTGATCGAGGTGCCGGAGACCGCAGACCCCAACGAGGACCAGTTCTCCAAACGCGTCAAAGCCAAGAAGGAGAGAGTGGCCAAAAACGAGTTCAACAGGCTGAAAAACATCGCCAGGGCGCAGAAGGTGAAGGTGCCAGGCGTGGGTCTGACCCCTGTGGCCCAGCAGTCCAAAGACGACCTGTCCAGAGCTGTGAGTGTGGCCCGAACCTCCACAGCGTCCATGGGGAGGTTCCAGGACCGCCTGCCCAAAGAGAAACCCCCGAAGAACACGGGCAAGAAGAGGAAGTTTGAGCCCCTCATCGGCAACTTTTCTAACgagaagcagaagcagctggagCTCCTGAAAATCATGGACAGCAAGAAGCCCAAGCTGGACATCACCAAGGCTGTCAACaagcagatgagagaggaggacagggaggaggcAGCGGCCAAACACAAGAAGGGAGCAGGGAAGAAAGGACGCAAAGGCAGCATGCCAGGCAAAGGCAGAGGGCAGGGTGGGAAAGGGAAAGGAGGTAAAgctggaggagggaagaggagaggcaaaCCCGGGAAGCGCTGA
- the crhb gene encoding corticotropin releasing hormone b produces the protein MKLNLLGTTVILLVAFLPRYECRAIENPGGALRVPAPQTQNSQQQQQSGPILERLGEEYFIRLGNGDSNSFPSSSMYPGGSPAIYNRALQLQLTRRLLQGKVGNIRALISGFGDRGDESMERGRRSEDPPISLDLTFHLLREMMEMSRAEQLAQQAQNNRRMMELFGK, from the coding sequence ATGAAGCTCAATTTACTTGGTACCACCGTGATTCTGCTTGTTGCCTTCTTACCCCGCTACGAATGTCGGGCTATTGAGAACCCTGGCGGTGCCCTGCGCGTCCCAGCTCCCCAAACCCAAaactcccagcagcagcagcagtctggtcCCATCCTGGAGCGGCTTGGAGAGGAGTATTTCATCCGACTGGGCAACGGGGACTCGAACTCTTTCCCATCATCGTCCATGTATCCCGGCGGATCACCTGCCATCTACAACAGAGCATTGCAACTCCAGCTGACGCGGCGTCTTTTACAAGGGAAAGTTGGGAACATCAGAGCGCTCATAAGCGGCTTCGGAGACCGCGGGGACGAGTCGATGGAGAGGGGAAGGAGGTCCGAGGACCCGCCGATATCTCTGGATCTGACCTTCCACCTGCTCCGGGAGATGATGGAGATGTCAAGGGCGGAACAGCTGGCCCAGCAAGCGCAAAATAACAGGAGAATGATGGAGCTGTTCGGGAAATGA
- the LOC143339650 gene encoding uncharacterized protein LOC143339650, protein MLSELDHRKDALLLVSSSSQCCSGLVSCIYLKVVQGECRSFASVCNCQIFKMQRIYMHSNEHFEVFTTVLAPQGRYRYRAEAEKMVVVHSYKPHWPDELELSPGDVILVLSKHEEERWFGRLQDGQRGYFPASCVMELSQVNLPPKALRRSVSLRSSACDDAGVRSRHGNGHILQALRGGSRGGGAGGGRGGVGLDGGQGENEGPFLVRRPQIPAPQPVASQLQTHRSPGLLHRILSKCRKKNECQGATNGAFEGD, encoded by the exons ATGCTGAGTGAGTTGGACCACAGGAAGGACGCGTTGTTGCTCGTGTCCAGCTCcagtcagtgctgcagtggattagtcagctgcatttatttaaaGGTAGTGCAGGGAGAGTGCAGGAGCTTCGCCTCAGTGTGCAACTGTCAGATCTTCAAGATGCAGCGCATCTACATGCACAGCAATGAGCACTTTGAAGTCTTCACCACTGTCCTTGCTCCACAAG GGAGGTATCGAtacagagcagaggctgaaaag ATGGTAGTGGTGCACAGTTACAAGCCCCACTGGCCAGATGAGCTGGAGCTGAGTCCAGGTGACGTCATCCTGGTGCTGTCCAAgcatgaggaggagaggtggtTTGGGCGGCTGCAGGACGGCCAGCGGGGCTACTTCCCCGCCTCCTGTGTGATGGAGCTGAGCCAG GTGAATCTTCCTCCAAAAGCCCTACGGAGGAGTGTGTCTCTGAGAAGCTCAGCCTGCGACGATGCAGGTGTACGCAGCAGACATGGAAA TGGACACATTCTACAGGCACTCAGGGGGGGGAGCAGAGGGGgcggagcaggaggaggaagaggaggagtggggcTGGATGGGGGCCAAGGTGAGAACGAGGGCCCCTTCCTGGTGCGGAGGCCCCAGATCCCTGCGCCTCAGCCCGTGGCCTCCCAGCTTCAGACGCACAGATCCCCAGGCCTGCTCCACAGGATCTTGTCCAAGTGCCGGAAAAAGAATGAATGCCAAGGAGCCACCAACGGGGCCTTCGAGGGCGACTAA